In Cololabis saira isolate AMF1-May2022 chromosome 4, fColSai1.1, whole genome shotgun sequence, one DNA window encodes the following:
- the LOC133441498 gene encoding zinc finger protein ZFP2-like, with protein sequence MEARFSREVTSLVEVSIRAAAAVLRAAWAAEAPGSDPGPLGDVVQLEEIRGIAERLVVQLHKSFAEFCSDLCDENEALRMRVQQLEDVLQQKAGKLEQDLEVRVGRLGRDMVLLQREIQTFSQGQGPELEQEDTGDTGEPAASVSTSEAAPDCDETETYSVEDVEAACNTTPALDPTPLDSTVPSAPTVLLVAVAPPPATSSPVFEEVVVYNVAEAVSSESMPEGVITLDSAQEKGCLEESPAVCKQEVADAAETDSPENIPEEKQDLLKLDPLQGRSRRNIKSQRGKRFFCEHCDLGFHWKGELQKHMAVHKKPFPCEQCGKGFLKKKSLVNHLLQHSSAKAPLPFPCPQCKRSYRKEESLQNHLKRHQQLRPPKPFACDQCGKTFRIKPSLENHLERHEKWKQMFKCHLCEKICKTSVQLKCHMAVHSEERPFSCATCGKEFKSKDTLRFHQMVHTSAKKYKCTMCEESFKYAHSLTVHKRKHTGDSPFRCEVCNRSYRTGTTLKRHQVIHTGEKPFTCHICGARFNLNNNLKRHLRIHTGEKPFTCQDCGKSFSDNNKLKSHMLIHGARKPFMCDLCGKTFLFNCRLQIHQKYVHADRNQESDAGQTFFQARRQNKSLVKPFSCKICLKGFSAACSLRVHEKGHSEHKEFNCSTCGKSFHNKYSFSYHQRSHSGEKPFVCEVCGKRFFHTSALKQHERIHTGEKPYKCDQCGKAFRTDGNFYRHMRIHTGEKPFECVYCHKKFHQSNQLKSHMQIHTGEKLYSCQQCGRGFSDSRQLKKHSCDGS encoded by the exons ATGGAAGCGCGCTTCTCCAGAGAAGTGACGTCCCTGGTGGAAGTCTCCATCCGCGCCGCCGCGGCGGTGCTGCGGGCCGCCTGGGCGGCCGAGGCGCCGGGCTCGGACCCCGGGCCGCTGGGGGACGTGGTGCAGCTGGAGGAGATCCGCGGCATCGCCGAGCGCCTGGTGGTCCAGCTGCACAAGTCGTTCGCGGAGTTCTGCTCCGACCTGTGCGACGAGAATGAGGCTCTGCGCATGCGCGTGCAGCAGCTGGAGGACGTGCTGCAGCAGAAAGCGGGGAAGctggagcaggacctggagGTGCGGGTGGGCCGGCTGGGCCGGGACATGGTGCTGCTGCAGAGGGAGATCCAGACCTTCAGCCAGGGCCAGGGACCCGAGTTGGAGCAGGAGGACACGGGggacacag GAGAACCGGCAGCATCAGTCTCCACCAGTGAGGCAGCACCAGACTGCGACGAGACGGAAACATATTCAGTGGAAGACGTCGAGGCGGCCTGCAACACTACTCCGGCTCTGGATCCGACGCCGTTAGACAGCACGGTCCCCTCGGCTCCCACGGTGCTGCTGGTGGccgtggccccgccccctgcaaCGTCATCACCGGTCTTTGAGGAAGTAGTCGTCTACAACGTGGCAGAGGCGGTTTCTTCTGAGTCCATGCCTGAAGGCGTCATCACTCTCGATTCAGCGCAAGAAAAG GGATGTTTGGAGGAATCACCAGCAGTGTGCAAGCAGGAGGTGGCCGACGCCGCCGAAACAGACtcccctgaaaacatcccagaGGAGAAGCAGGATCTTCTAAAGCTGGATCCCCTGCAGGGGAGGAGTCGGAGGAATATAAAGTCCCAGAGGGGGAAGCGGTTCTTCTGCGAGCACTGCGACTTGGGCTTCCACTGGAAAGGCGAGCTGCAGAAGCACATGGCGGTGCACAAGAAGCCCTTTCCCTGCGAGCAGTGTGGCAAAGGGTTTCTCAAGAAGAAGTCCCTGGTGAACCACCTCCTGCAGCACAGCTCGGCCAAGGCGCCGCTGCCGTTCCCCTGTCCGCAGTGCAAGAGGTCCTACAGGAAGGAGGAGTCGCTGCAGAATCACCTGAAGCGCCACCAGCAGCTGCGGCCGCCGAAGCCCTTCGCCTGCGACCAGTGCGGGAAGACCTTCAGGATCAAGCCGTCTCTGGAAAACCACCTGGAACGCCACGAGAAGTGGAAGCAGATGTTCAAGTGCCACCTCTGCGAGAAGATCTGCAAGACGTCGGTGCAGCTCAAGTGCCACATGGCCGTGCACTCGGAGGAGCGGCCGTTCAGCTGCGCCACGTGTGGGAAGGAGTTCAAGAGCAAAGACACGCTCCGCTTCCACCAGATGGTCCACACCAGCGCCAAGAAGTACAAATGCACCATGTGCGAGGAGTCCTTCAAGTACGCCCACTCGCTGACGGTGCACAAGAGGAAGCACACGGGCGACAGCCCGTTCAGGTGCGAAGTGTGCAACCGCTCGTACCGGACTGGCACCACGCTGAAGCGGCACCAGGTgatccacacgggcgagaaaCCCTTCACCTGCCACATATGCGGCGCCAGGTTCAACCTCAACAACAACCTCAAGCGGCATCTCCGCATCCACACGGGGGAGAAGCCGTTCACCTGCCAGGACTGCGGCAAGAGCTTCTCCGACAACAACAAGCTCAAGTCGCACATGCTCATCCACGGCGCCCGCAAGCCCTTCATGTGCGACCTCTGCGGCAAGACCTTTCTGTTCAACTGCCGGCTGCAGATCCACCAGAAGTACGTGCACGCCGACAGGAACCAGGAATCGGACGCCGGCCAGACTTTCTTCCAGGCGCGGCGGCAGAACAAGTCGCTGGTGAAACCGTTCAGCTGCAAAATATGTCTGAAGGGTTTCAGCGCCGCCTGTTCGCTCCGGGTCCACGAGAAGGGCCACAGCGAGCACAAGGAGTTCAACTGCAGCACCTGCGGGAAGTCCTTCCACAACAAGTACTCTTTCAGCTACCACCAGCGGAGCCACTCGGGGGAGAAGCCATTCGTCTGCGAGGTGTGCGGTAAGAGATTCTTCCACACGTCAGCTCTGAAGCAGCATGAGCGCATCCACACGGGGGAGAAGCCGTACAAGTGCGACCAGTGCGGCAAGGCCTTCAGGACGGACGGCAACTTCTACCGGCACATGCGCATCCACACCGGCGAGAAGCCCTTCGAGTGCGTTTACTGTCACAAGAAGTTCCACCAATCCAATCAGCTCAAGTCCCACATGCAGATCCATACGGGTGAGAAGCTGTACTCGTGCCAGCAGTGCGGCCGCGGTTTCTCCGACTCCAGGCAGCTGAAGAAGCACAGCTGTGACGGCTCGTAG